The DNA window GTGTAGGTAACGCTGGGGAGCTCACGGAACCCGGATCGGAAGAACTGCTCTTCAACCTCCCCGCTCCAGCGCAATGCCTGGAGGACGCGGATGGGCCTCTGCGCATCAAGGACGCGCTGAGACAGCGTCGCCAGGGTTTCCTGGTACGAAGTTCGGGAAGCATCGGGTGCCGCCGGCTTGAAGCCGGGCGCGTCCGTGGTCGAGGGATGTTCGTCCGAAGGTCGGCATGGTTCGACGGAGCTCGCGGGAGTCGCGCTCATCGGCGTCGCATCTGCATCGAGTTCGGTGAGTTGCTCAGCTGAGGACTGCGTACAGGGGTCGGGAAGAGAACAGGGCTCATACATGCCCTGGTCCGTTCGCTCTCTGCGCTCGATATCCTTGTCGGCCCATACGGCGCTCCAGGATGTCGTTGTCTCGACGAGGTCGTTCCGGGGAGCCATTCGCCGAGTGCTAACACCACGGGGAGGACTGGATCAAACGCGAGTTCGGCCCGTTGTCACGCTCACTGCGCTTGTCGGGAGACCAAGTGCAGGGTACGCGTGCAGCTCGCATGAGCGATTCCTCGCCCCCGATGATCAGCGCGGGCTCGACCGACGATGCGGTCACGCCTTCGGACGCAGAACTCCTGGAACACACGGCCGAAGCGGCACATCGACTCCGTAACGCCGTGGCAGCTGCCGTGGTGGGGCAGGATGAGGTGGTCGAAGCGATGCTGATCACCCTCGCCGCACGGGGTCATGCCCTCCTCGTCGGGGTGCCAGGACTGGCGAAGACGCTGCTGGTCTCTTCGCTGGCGAAGGCGCTGGACCTCAGCTTCGGACGTGTGCAGTTCACACCTGACCTGCTGCCAGCCGACATCACTGGGACCGACGTCCTCCACGAGCAACACGGCACAAGGAGCCTCCGCTTCCAGCCCGGCCCCATCTTCCACAACCTGGTGCTCGCGGACGAGGTGAACAGGACGCCGCCGAAGACACAGGCCGCTTTGCTCGAGGCGATGCAAGAGCGCAAGGTCACTGTAGGGACGACGACGCATTCCCTGCCCGATCCTTTTCAGGTCTTCGCCACACGAAATCCAATCGAGCAGGAGGGCACGTATCCTCTCCCCGAAGCCCAGCTCGATCGCTTCTTGCTCGAGATCCATGTGAGCTACCCAAGCGAGATCGAAGAGCGTGAGGTCGCGCGCCGGACGACGTCCGGAAAACCACCAGCCATCACCCCTGTCCTTCGAGCCGGTGAAGTGCGTGCCATCGGCCAGCTGGTGCCTCGGATCCCGGTGACTGACGAGGCCGTCGAACTAGCAGTACGCGTTGTTCGTGCGACTCGGCCAACGTCCGATCGAGTGGCTCCGGAGGTGCGTGACTACGTCCGCTACGGCGCTGGTCCTCGGGGAAGTCAGGCGCTGGTACTGGCCGCAAAGGCACGCGCGGCGCTGCGAGGTGAAGCCGCAGCTGACGTCGACGATGTGCGCGCGCTGCTGATTCCCGCGTTGCGGCACCGCATCGTCCTGTCCTACCGCGCCGAGGCGGATGGTGTCCGCGACATCGATGTGCTCCGCGCCGTGGAGCGGGCCGCTGGATAGAGCGAGTGACGTCACGGCTCGTCCGAGAAGTCGCTCCCACGTGATACGTCGTGCTTTGTTTTGGCGGCCCTCTTTCGAGTCGAAGAAGAAATGGTCATCCCTCGGGAGGACATACCCAGCTTCATCTCCTTGGGGTCGAGGACGAAATGTAGCTGGGCTGGCGCACGCTGATCCCAGACGAGGGCAACAATACCACTCTTCTTGAGCTTCGGTCGCGGCTCGGCCTTCCCACCGCTCACGACACCTGACCAGTTGGCGTGACCCAGCAGCGCCGTGATCAACGCCGACAGCAGAGGCTCGTGCCCGACGAGGACGAGAGGTCCAGCATCCCCGTGGAGGGAGAGCAGCCGGATCAGTGCGGTAGGATCAAGGCCGGGAGAAAGCTCTGCGGCGACCGACACCTCGGTGAGGCCTGCCGCCTCCGCGAGGATCTCCGCCGTCTGAACTGCGCGCACGAGCTGACTCGTCCAGATGGCAACCGGGCGCCGTTCTTTTCGCTTGGAGAGCCATCGAGCAACCCGGCGTGTGAGCTTGCGACCTCTGGCCGTCAACCAACGGCCGCCATCTCCCAGCCCTGGCGCGTCGTCCACTGCCTGCCCATGACGCACGATCAGGATCTCCATGGCGCCAGAACGTAGCCCAGACGCAGCCCTGGCGGGAGCAAGGAGGACCCTTCATTCAAAACTCACACTGGCCCGTCACCGCGCTGCAGAATGATCCAGGCGCCACGAAGGGACAGATTTCGCCGAAATAAGACTGGCAGGGGATGCCACACGCGTGAGCCGTATGCGTGTAACAGATCTGACCGCTGGGGCAGTCTGCATTGGAGACACATCGGCAGTTGAAATCATCAGGAATGCCGTTTCCGTTCTCGTCCACCCCGTTGCAGCATTCAGTGATGTAGTAGTCGCTCGCGCTGCAATCATCGTCTGCACAATCGATCTTGCCATCGCAATCGTTGTCCAGACCATCCGTGCAGGCAGCGATGCCGAACTCTGGCGCGGGCGGGAGACCGTTGGCGCAGTTCAGACAAGGGCCTATCCCTGCACAGTCGGGATCAGCACAGTCCACGTAAATATCACCATCATTGTCGATCCCATCGTTGCAGATCTCGGGAGGATTGGGGGTGATGACGACATTGAGCACAAAAGGCCCCTCGTTGGCTCCACCAACTGGGTCGACCGTGTAGCCATCGAGGAAAACGAAGTAAGTCCCCGGATAGAGGAGGTTGAACACCAGCCTCGCTGCCCAGCTGCTACCGGCACTGTCGTCGTCACAGCCGATCTCTGCGCCCGAGTTACAGGCCCCCGTCCGCACGTAAAGGGTGGAATCGAAGCTCGTCCCGATGGAATCGAGCACGACACGGGAGGGTTGCGAGAGCGTGAAATAGAAGACGGCTTCCCCTGCATCACCACCGCAAACTCCTCGTGTCTCGCTGATGTGTCCCGTGGTGTCTCCTGTATAGGTCCCGCTTCCCGTGATGAGCTTGGGAGAGAGGCAATTCGCCTGCTGAAGAACACAATATGGATTGTTCGCGCAGTCCGGATCCTGGCAATCAATCAGCGTGTCGTTGTCATCGTCGATGCCGTTGTTGCACTGCTCCGGCACAGCCACGCAATTTGGCGCGAAGAAGCAAGCAGTATCCGCACAATCGATTCTGCCGTCGCAGTTGTTGTCGATGCCGTCATTGCAGATCTCCGGCATGCAGTGCTGGCATGACGGCGACGAGAAGCACTGAGAATCAGCACAGTCGACACGGCCGTCACAGTCGTTGTCCACGTTATCCGAGCAGATCTCCGGAGATCCGGGGGGTACACAGGCACAGGGGAAGATCCCTCGACAGTCGGGATCGGCGCAGTCGATGAGCAGATCGCAGTCATCGTCGGTTCCGTTTCCGCAGTTCTCGGTCCGAGCCCGACACTGGCAGAGTGGGTCCGAGGAGCAATCCGCATCGTCGCAGTCGAAGGCCCCGTCGCAGTCATCGTCGAAACCGTTGCCGCACTTGCCCGCCTCCGATGCTGAACAACCGCACGCAGGCGTCCCCGCGCAGTCACTGTCGAAGCAGTCGACGATGGTGTCGCAGTCGTCATCGATCCCATTGGTGCAGTTCTCCCCCGTGGGAGACGGTGTGCATCCGCACAGGGGGGCACCATCACAGGCCGGGTCGAAACAATCCGCAACTCCGTTGCAATCGTTGTCTGCAGCATCGGTGCAGTTCTCGATGGCCCCTGGGTATACCGAGGGATTGAAGTCGTTGCAGTCATCCCCCCCGCAGCTCAGGGGCGCGTGCCCGTCGCCGTCATCGTCACGTGGGCGATGCCGGCAAACCCCATCACTGCAGGTGTCGGTCGTGCAGGCATCACGGTCATCACAGTCCGTCGGCCCACTGCAGGGGGTCCCCCCCCCACCGCCCAGCCCGCCTTCACCGCCTGGCCCGCTGTGGGAGCTGGTGGAGGTCGCGCCACCGGCACCTCCGGCGTTCACATCGAACTCGTTCAAGCCGGAGCGACCGCAGGCGCCCATCGCAAGGCTGAGTCCAGCGAGGGCGCTCAAGCCCAGCATCGCGAACTTCATCGTAGCGTCCGACATGATCCCACCTCTGCCGTCTTGGCAGGTCCCTCCAAGCCAGAGGCTCGGTGCTGCGAAGCGTACTGAGTTGGCCGCTGCAACACGGAGAAGGACGCGCTTCGGATGGCCGCTCGCGTGATGAGACCTTGTCTTTCAGAACGAGCGCAAGAGCAAGTTTCAGACCGACACGCCCCCCGCGCATCAATCCTACGAATCAACGGGCAAGCAGGGACACCATGACAAGTTGCCGGTCATGGCGGCAGCGTGTAACCACTGAGCGCCTTGATGCTCCGTCAGCTCGAGCAAGACCGGCCCCCGGAGGGGCTCCAGCGTGGGCGTTACCCGGCCCCAGCGTGGACGATCGCCGCGCTCGGGATGGCACTCCTGCTCGGGGCTGTGCTCTTCCTGAGCTGGCGTGCGCGTCGCGCCTCGAAGCGTTCGCGAGGCTCCAGGTGAGAGCATGGCTCACGCGCAGAGGTGTTCCGAAGTTCGCAGCTGAGCGCGGCGCAGGTAACCGTCGGAAAACAACGTGAGCAAGCTCGGCCGGCGGCTGGTTCTCGTGATGCTCTTGGGCGTCGCCGTCTACGGGGCCATCATCCTCTCACGGGGGTTCGCCCAGATCAGCGCAAGCCTTCGAGACTACGCTTGGTGGACCTTTGCAGCAGCTTGTGGGCTGGCGTTCACGAACTATCTGCTCCGCTTTCTGAAGTGGGAGTACTACCTCGCCCACCTCGAGGTGCGTGGGATCCCCAAAGGGGAGAGCCTGCTGACTTTCCTGTCCGGGTTCGTGCTGACGGTGACCCCCGGAAAGGTGGGCGAGGTCTTCAAGTCGGTGATCCTGTATCAGACGCGTCGCGTCCCGATCTCGCGGACGGCACCGATCGTGTTCGCCGAGCGAATCACCGATCTGATCGGGGTGATCGTGATCATCTCCCTGGGGAGCATCAGTTTTCCTGGTGGAGCGATCTGGGCAACGCTCGGTGCGCTCGTGGTGGTTGCGCTCCTCTTGCTGGTCGCGTGGCCGCGCTTCTCCGACCAGCTGCTGCGCGCCTTGACGCTTCTTCCTGGAGTGCTCGGGAAGGCCGCGACGCGGATCGGTCCGAAGGTCGCGGTCGCCCTGCATGGGATGAAAGGTCTCACGACCCCTTCGAAGCTGATTTTGCCCACGATCCTTTCCATCGGCGCCTGGGGGCTCGAGGGGTTCGGTCTGTGGGTCATCCTGCATGGCTTCGCTGAAAAGCCAGCGCTGCCACTGACGGCGTTCTTCTACTCGACCGCCACGCTGGCCGGAGCGCTCGTTCCAGTCCCGGGTGGGCTGGGCGTGACGGACAAATTGCTCGAAGAACAGCTCGCACGACTCGGTGGCGTGCCGAATGGGACAGCCACGGCGGCCATGTTGCTTGTTCGGTTTGCGACGCTGTGGTTTGCTGTCGTCGTGGGCTTCGCAGCCCTCGGTGTACTTCGGTTGCGCTACCCGCAGATGGTCGCTGAAGCCGACGACCCGACTGGCGGAGACGCTGGACACTGAGAGAGGGCGTCCAGTTCGATCTGGGCACCTCGACCCGAGGAAGTGGATTGTCAGAAAAGACGCTTTCCTCACGGGCTGATATAGAGTGCGGCAAGAGCGGGATGACCCTGCTCGATCAGGCCGCGCGGTCGTCGCGCGCCCACGGCCAGAAAGATTGCGGAACCCCGCGGCCCCTTACCACATGGCAACGATCGAACGAGGCGTCGAACTAGTACGGCGCGTTATCACGCACCTGAAACAGCGGCCCCAGAGCAAGGATGTATCCGGCGCGAGCCCAGCAGCCCTCGACGCGCTCGAGTCTCGGCTGATGGTGGAGTTGCCGCCAACGCTCAGGGTTTTTCTGGAGTTCGACTTCCGCTTTGACAGCCTGGGCAAACGCTTCAAGGGCCGTCATCGGTTCGGCATGGATCCGACCGCTCCTACGCCCAAGATGACCTCGGTGCGCAAGCTCGCAGAGGCGATGGTCGAGCTTGGATGGACCGACTCGCGGATCCGTAACAAGGTCGTCCGTCTACCCAACCTCGCCGGGCAACCGTGGAACGCGCTTTACCTGGGAGAGGCTCGACGTGACGGTGAGCTCTTGATCCTCGGGCTGGACAACGAAGACACCAGTGTTCGGGTGTTTCCCCGATACACGGCGTTCGACTTGTACCTGGCGCATCAGACAGGGCTCGTGCGGCTCACCGAAGGCCAACGTCTTGAGGATCTCGAGTCCTACATCGCCCTCAACCCCGATCTACGAACCGGGGACGATGATGATGAAGGAGATTCCGACTACTGATCTGCCACAAGCGTAGATCGGCATCACGACGAACGAGCAGGCGCGCGCTGTGAGCGAAGAGCGGGACGCCGAGAGTCCTCTACGGTTCGAGGTGAGTCAGGACGATCCCCGCGATCGTCTCGACAAACTCCTGGTCTCCCTGCTCACCCGCGCCGGTCGTGATGCTTCACGCGCCGTGATACAGCGCTGGATCGCCGAAGGGCGTGTACGCGTCGACGGGTCACTCCACCGCGCCTCTTCTGCCGTGCGGAGTGGTGCCACCGTGGAGGTGAGCCCCTCGCCCCATTCCCATCTTCCCCCCAGTCACACTGCCGCCGACGCTCGTGTCGTCGTCCCGGTGGTTTACGAGGACGAGCACCTCTTGGTGGTCGACAAGCCTGCAGGGATGGTCGTCCATCCTGCCCAGGGGCATGCGACGGGGACGCTCGTCAACGGCCTGCTCGCCAGACCAGGGTTCGTGGGAGCGAGCAGCGATCCCAGAGATCCGGCAGGTCACCTTCGCCCGGGCATCGTCCACCGCCTCGACAAAGGCACGAGCGGACTGCTGGTCGTCGCCAAAGATCCAGCGAGCCGAGAGGCGTTGAAGAGCCTCTTCTCCCGTCACGCCGTTGAACGGGAGTATCTGGCCATCGTCGTTGGCGCTGGTCGCGATGCCACCTACGACACCCTGCATGGGCGGCACACGACGGACCGCCTTCGCTTCACGACACGCGTGCAAACTGGACGTCGCGCGGTCACCCATACCCGCGTCGTAGAACGATTCGGGACGCTCGCCACGTTGATGGCATGCACCCTGGAGACGGGCAGGACGCATCAGATCCGCGTCCATCTCGCTGAGCGAGGTGGGACGCCGGTGCTGGCGGATCCGATTTACGGTAGCTCACCTCGACACCGACAGGTGCGCGCCCTGGCAGAGCAGCTCGGTCACCAGGCGCTGCACGCGAGGGTCCTCGGGTTCATTCACCCCGCGACGGGTGCCACGATGCGGTGGGAGAGCTCGCTCCCACCGGACCTGGAGCAAGCGCTCACCCGGTTGCGAGCGCTCGCTACCACATCTTCGACTTAACGTGCCCCTTGGACTTGATGAGGATGTCCACGATGGCGCGGTCGTAGAAGTTCTTCTGGTAGAGGTCGGGGGAGACGCGGCTCTTGTAGAGCGCCCTGCCCTCCTCGATCTCCTCCGAGAGCACGTTGAAGAGATCGTCCTGCTGGACCCCCTGGACGATCTTTTCCTCGTTGTAGAGCGAAAGGTCGCTCGCGATGGCACGTGCCAGGCGGCGCGCCGCCTCTTCGGTTTCGATCAGGGGCATTCGTCTGCTCCGGGATGGGTCTCGTTGCCCCGGGACCGCCTCTCCGGCGTTCGGGGTCCCTAGGATGCAGCACTCGCCGCCGGGCTGTCAAAGTCGCAGCTCACGACGGCGGCAGAACGAGCCTGTGGCCGATGGTCTCATCCCCGGCTTGCCCCCGCTTCATCCCCAGAGCGGCAAGGCCCGAGAGGAGCGGAAAGGTCACGAGAGCGTACCGTCCGGCTCCAAAAAAAGCGGCATGCGTGAGCAACGTCGCTGCGAGCACGGAAAGTGTGACGAGGGGTAGAACGGATGCCCTTCGTAGAACGGAGCCTCTCATCAGGCTCATGCCGAGCAGGGATACGTATCCCACCCAGGCCTGAACGTGAAGCGTTGCCATGACGCCGACGATCAGCAGAGCCCCCGTCACCACCTGGCTCCATCGGCTCCGCTTCGAAACACCCTGCCGCGCCGCCCACACGAGGCACAGGAGAAGAACTCCGCGCTCGTAGATGGTCTCCACGACCCCCAGCGCGATCTTGCTCTTCTCTGAAAACTCTTCCGGGTTCGCTTCTCGGAGATACCACCCGGCAGCGCCGCAGTAGTTGAGGGTTGCTCCAAGCTTTTGCGGGATCAAACCCAGCCACTCGACGGGATGTTGGAGGATTTTTCGGCGCGCTTCCTGGGCAAAACAAGCATCCTTCCCGGCTTCATCGAAGATCTCTCGGCACCCATCCGGTACCTGCAGCGGTGCCCATGCGCCTCGCGCTTCGGGATCAGTGCCGATGAGGAGGTTCCACCCACCATTCATGCTGACGAGCGCGCAGCGCCCCATGCGCTCGCAGTTGCGCACAGTCCATGGCATGCAGACAGCAAGCGCCGTCATCGTCACCACCAGCATCGGAAGCGCATGGGACGCCATGGCCCTCCAAGCGGAACGTGTAACAGGGGCGAGCCGTGGTTGAGCACTGACGCTCTGGCTTGTTCCTTGGGACGCCTCCATCACCTCTGATGCCCCCGGTCGTCGAGCTGCAATCCAGCCGAAGACTGGAGCAAGCAACAGCGCCTGCGGGCGCATCAGGGTGGCCACGCCGAGAACCAGACCCACGATCACGAAGGGGATCGGTGTCCGCGATGGAGCGGGGTGCTGTGCTGCGCGTGCCACGGCCCAGCCTGCGCAGGCCAGGAGTGCACCCGTCACACCTTCGGTCATCAGAGCGGGTGTGTACGCGACCAGACCGGGGTGCACTGCCACGAGCGCTCCTGCAAGGAACGCGATGGCCCGGTGGGGGGTCGCATGGGCAGCGAGCCGGTGCACCGCAAGCGCAGCGAACGAGCCCAGCACCGCATTGAGCATCATGGCTGCGACCGGATGTGGACCAGCGACGGCATAGAGTGCTGCGATCGCGCCGGGGTAGCCGACCGGATAATGTGCGGCATACGTGACGACGCCGTCAGGCCAGCGCCACGTGTAGCCCTGCCCCTCGGCCAGCCGAAGGGCCAGTTGATGGTAGTAAGCCCCGTCGGCAGCCGGCGCGAAACGCGTCGCAGCCCACTCGACAGCCGCAAGACGGGCGATGAGGGCGATGACGAAAACAACGGCTGCGTCGCGTCGCCACCCTCGCAAGACGACAGAGGTCACGCGCCCGGCTCTGAGATGCGTCCCCGCATGCCCAGTCGACTCTCGACGATGGGAAAATGGGGCAGCAAGCCTGTACGACGCAACGCCAGGATCACTTCGCAAGCGGGTAGGCCGACCACATTCATGTAGGAGCCCTCGATCCTCTCCACCACGAACGCTCCCACCCCCTGAATGGCATAGGCGCCAGCCTTGTCCAACCCCTCCCCCAAGGCCGAATAGCTGGCGATCTCTTCATCCGCGAGGTGTCGGAAGAGCACCCGCGTCCTCACCGTCTCGAGATGAAGGGATTGACAAGGCTCGTCATGTCGCGAGCCGGCGATGGCAAAGCACGTCCAGACTTCGTGAGCGCGTCCTGACAGGGACCGGAGCATGAGCCGTCCGTCCGCTTCATCACGAGGTTTTCCCAGCACCTGGCCGTCGAGAATCACCTCGGTGTCAGCGACCAGAACGGCTCCGGTACCTGCCGCTCCCGGAAGTTCGACGGCAGCTTCGAGCTTCGCCAGAACGATCCTCTCCTGGTAGGCTTCCGCACTTTCCCCCTCGTCACGCACCTCCGCGACCGCGGCTCCGATGGCTCGAAACGGGATGCCCAGCGTCGTCAGGATATCCCGCCGGCGTGGAGACGAAGAACCGAGCAGAAGGGGGTGCGCGTGGTCGATCATGGCGCGAAATCGCTCCTCAGCGCGCGTGGTTTGGCGAGTCCCAACCTCGCGCGGAGGCCCTTGCTACCACGTACGACGCAGCGGTGAGCAGCGATCGGCGTATTTGGGCTGTTGACCCTGCCACAGGCAGTAGTAAGGGTCCTGCGCGATGCGCTCGAACCCGACGAGGCAGCCGGCACGGCCCCGAACGCTGTTGCTCTTCGCCTCCGGGGCGCTCGCGCTGTGTCTCGCGGGGAGTCCCGCTCACGCTGAGCCGTGCGCGCCGGCGAGCGGGTTGTCGACCTGCATCGATGCCGACAACTTGTGGCTCCGTCCTGGGAGTGGGCCGTTCTTCTCGATCGCGGACACCAGCACCGCACCGGCAGGAAACGCCTCGTTCGCCCTGGGCTTGAGCTATCAGTCGCGTCCGATCGGCTTGCTCGTCCCTGGACCGAACCGTGACGGGACGACCATCCATGTCGTCGACAACATGCTCAACGCGACCTTTCTGTGGTCCCTTGGGCTTACAGAACGACTCGAGCTGACCTTCGCCGCCCCGATAACGCTCTACCAAGATGGCGCTGGGCTCGGCGGCGTTCTCAACACGGATGAGCCTCTGCAGCGGAGCGCGATACGAGATCCTCGACTGGGTCTTGCGTTTGCCATCCTTCCGCAGCCTCGTGTCGGTCCTTCACAGGGATTCTCCCTCACGGCTCGCCTCGATCTCGGTCTCCCTGCGGGTGATGAGACCCTCTTCGCAGGGTCGTCGATGGCGACTGCGGTACCGAGCCTCGTCAGTGCAATTCGCGTCGGTCGCTTCGGCCTGGCTGCAGAGGCTGGTGCCCGCATCCGAGAGTCCACCAGCATCGCCGGCTCCGTCATCGGCTCACAGCTCACGGGCGCGGTGGGCGCATCGTACGACGTGCTCGCGCAACGCCGGCTCACGGTGGGGGCAGAGGTGTTCGCGCTCTACACACTCGCAACCCAGCCATCCTCGCCGCTGATCCCGGCAGAGTGGATCCTCTCAGCAAGTACGGCCCCCTTCCTTGCCGGGGACGTCTCCTTCTCTCTGGGTGGAGGAGGCACGATCCCGTTCGCGGATGAACATGCCGTCACATCTCCGCGCTTTCGCTTCACCTTTGCCGCACGCTACGCGCCCGGCGGGAGAGACACCGACGGAGATGGGGTCCTCGACCGCGACGATGCGTGCCCCGACGTCCCGGAAGATCGCGATGGCTTCCAGGACAGTGACGGGTGCCCCGATCCCGACAATGACGGAGACGGCATCCCCGATGCCCTGGATCGTTGCCGTGACGCCCCGGAGGATCGCGACGGCTTCCAGGATGAAGACGGCTGTCCGGACCTCGACGATGATGGGGATGGCATCCCAGACGACACCGACCAATGTCGAAATCAACCTGAAGATCGGGATGGGTTCCAGGACGAAGATGGTTGCCCTGACCCCGACAACGACGGCGATGGCATTCCAGACGAGCACGACCTGTGCCCCAACGGTGCCGAAGATTTCGACGGGTTCAAAGATGAAGATGGCTGTCCAGATCCGGACAATGACCTCGATCAGATCCCAGACGAACGCGATCTCTGCCCGGACGCGAAGGAAGATCTGGACGGATTCCAGGACGACGACGGTTGTCCGGACCTGGATAACGATGAGGATGGAGTCCCGGATCTGGAGGATGCTTGTCCCCTGCATCCCGAGACCATCAACGGCCAGCAAGACGAGGATGGCTGTCCCGAGCCAGGGGCGACAGCCACCGTTCGCTGGGAAAAAGACCAGGTCATCGTGGACGGCCTGGTCCCGTTCACGCCAGGGGGCGCTCGGATGCCCCCCGCACTGGAAGCCCAGCTCCGCATGGCGGCTCAGTTGATGCGAGGCCGTATGCCGCTCACATCCGTCATCATCGAGGCCTACCCCGATCGCCCCGGAGATGGCTCTGCGCGAGGATTGGAGCTGGCGGCCACGCGAGCCGACGCCGTCAAGGCGCGCCTTGTGGCAGGTGGCATCCCTGCAGAGTTGATCACGCCTGCTGCAGGAGACCCGACCCTGCGCCGCCCTCCCCGCGCACCGCAGATAGAAATCACCGTGAGCCGCCCTCCTCGGCCCAAGGCGCCCCCTGCTGCACTCACGCCAGAAAAGAGAGCGCCTTCCCCGGCTCCACAATCCCCGTCACCGCCTTCGAAA is part of the Chondromyces crocatus genome and encodes:
- a CDS encoding OmpA family protein, with the translated sequence MRSNPTRQPARPRTLLLFASGALALCLAGSPAHAEPCAPASGLSTCIDADNLWLRPGSGPFFSIADTSTAPAGNASFALGLSYQSRPIGLLVPGPNRDGTTIHVVDNMLNATFLWSLGLTERLELTFAAPITLYQDGAGLGGVLNTDEPLQRSAIRDPRLGLAFAILPQPRVGPSQGFSLTARLDLGLPAGDETLFAGSSMATAVPSLVSAIRVGRFGLAAEAGARIRESTSIAGSVIGSQLTGAVGASYDVLAQRRLTVGAEVFALYTLATQPSSPLIPAEWILSASTAPFLAGDVSFSLGGGGTIPFADEHAVTSPRFRFTFAARYAPGGRDTDGDGVLDRDDACPDVPEDRDGFQDSDGCPDPDNDGDGIPDALDRCRDAPEDRDGFQDEDGCPDLDDDGDGIPDDTDQCRNQPEDRDGFQDEDGCPDPDNDGDGIPDEHDLCPNGAEDFDGFKDEDGCPDPDNDLDQIPDERDLCPDAKEDLDGFQDDDGCPDLDNDEDGVPDLEDACPLHPETINGQQDEDGCPEPGATATVRWEKDQVIVDGLVPFTPGGARMPPALEAQLRMAAQLMRGRMPLTSVIIEAYPDRPGDGSARGLELAATRADAVKARLVAGGIPAELITPAAGDPTLRRPPRAPQIEITVSRPPRPKAPPAALTPEKRAPSPAPQSPSPPSKPSPPAEESHR